Proteins encoded within one genomic window of Candidatus Berkiella cookevillensis:
- the murG gene encoding undecaprenyldiphospho-muramoylpentapeptide beta-N-acetylglucosaminyltransferase → MVTKQKTILIVAGGTGGHVMPALAVAEYFIEQGIAVHWLGTKQGIEYKVVNKKNIPISYLHISGLRGKGILQKLLGPIKIAIACFEAARILIRVKPNMVLTMGGYVSGPAGLAAWMLRFPLVIHEQNAIAGWTNKILSRFAKKVLLAYPDTLEHANHKAVVTGNPLRKDFTQISVQSSIQHMVQKSEEPAKSLKIHILVLGGSLGAQKLNQMLPATLCLLDNPAEYEIQHQTGDKHLDSTMALYEQQGIKAKLTTFVEDMVSAYLWADIVICRAGALTVAEVAQLGKACIFVPYPYAVDDHQKFNAKYLSDQGGALLIPENKLTPQTLLEALLTLSDPNRRNQMAEIAKNLAKPMATVKVANECLTVAL, encoded by the coding sequence ATGGTTACAAAGCAAAAGACAATTTTAATCGTTGCTGGCGGTACAGGGGGGCATGTCATGCCTGCTTTAGCCGTTGCTGAATATTTCATTGAACAAGGGATTGCCGTACATTGGTTAGGTACAAAGCAAGGCATTGAATATAAAGTTGTTAACAAAAAAAATATTCCTATTTCTTATCTTCATATCTCAGGTTTAAGAGGGAAGGGCATATTACAGAAATTGTTAGGGCCTATTAAAATTGCTATTGCTTGTTTTGAAGCAGCGCGTATTTTAATCCGAGTAAAGCCTAATATGGTATTGACCATGGGAGGCTATGTGTCTGGGCCTGCAGGCTTGGCGGCTTGGATGCTTCGATTTCCACTTGTGATCCATGAGCAAAATGCAATTGCGGGTTGGACAAATAAAATCTTATCGCGTTTTGCTAAAAAAGTATTATTGGCTTATCCCGATACTTTAGAGCATGCGAACCATAAGGCTGTTGTGACGGGTAATCCCTTAAGAAAGGATTTCACTCAAATCTCTGTTCAATCTTCTATTCAGCATATGGTGCAAAAATCAGAAGAACCTGCAAAAAGCCTTAAAATTCATATTTTAGTATTAGGTGGTTCATTGGGCGCTCAAAAACTCAACCAGATGCTGCCCGCCACGCTATGCTTATTGGATAATCCCGCTGAGTATGAAATTCAGCATCAAACGGGAGATAAGCATTTAGACTCAACAATGGCTTTATATGAGCAACAAGGTATAAAAGCAAAACTTACCACTTTTGTAGAAGATATGGTAAGTGCTTATTTATGGGCGGACATTGTCATTTGTCGTGCGGGTGCATTGACGGTTGCGGAGGTTGCACAGTTAGGTAAAGCTTGTATCTTTGTGCCTTATCCTTATGCTGTTGATGATCATCAAAAATTTAATGCTAAATATTTAAGTGATCAAGGTGGAGCACTATTGATACCTGAAAATAAGTTAACGCCACAGACGCTCCTAGAGGCGTTACTGACCTTGAGTGATCCTAATAGACGTAACCAAATGGCAGAGATTGCCAAAAATCTAGCGAAGCCAATGGCGACGGTTAAAGTGGCAAATGAGTGTTTGACCGTTGCCTTATAA
- the murC gene encoding UDP-N-acetylmuramate--L-alanine ligase translates to MNPGLKTPGMRRIKNIHFVGVGGVGMAGIAEVLLTQGYSVSGSDIANNALTERLKSLGAEIQLGHREENVQNRDVVVVSSAVNSENIEIKTAHQLRIPVVPRALMLGELMRFHYGIAIAGSHGKTTTTSLISSIFAEANLDPTFVIGGKLNSAGSNARLGDSRYFIAEADESDASFLHLNPMISIVTNIDNDHLATYQNDFENLKSTFINFLHNLPFYGLAVLCIDCPVVHSLLPRVSRPYITYGFHPDADIRAIEFKQTGTKTKFKIQIKEDNEIIELNLNLPGQHNVRNALAAFAVAREEGVPLEAIARGMENFAGIGRRFQLHGEIAFDKQTAILVDDYGHHPQEILSTIQAARLAWPQKRLLMVFQPHRFTRTKQLFDDFAEVLSEVDVLCLMEVYSAGEAPIPNADGRALSHAIRQRKSVEPIFISQPEKLSEILNDVVGANDVILMQGAGNIGAMAVSLAQKTAKEGI, encoded by the coding sequence ATGAATCCTGGTTTGAAAACCCCTGGCATGAGAAGAATTAAAAATATTCACTTTGTTGGTGTTGGTGGCGTTGGCATGGCGGGTATTGCAGAAGTGTTGTTGACGCAGGGTTATTCTGTTTCTGGTTCTGATATTGCGAACAATGCTTTAACGGAGCGCTTGAAATCATTGGGCGCAGAGATTCAATTGGGGCATCGCGAAGAAAATGTGCAAAATAGGGATGTGGTTGTCGTTTCGAGTGCGGTAAATTCAGAGAATATTGAAATCAAGACTGCACATCAATTAAGAATACCTGTTGTTCCTCGTGCCTTGATGCTCGGTGAGCTTATGCGTTTTCATTATGGTATTGCGATTGCGGGTTCGCATGGTAAGACCACGACAACCAGTTTGATATCTAGTATTTTTGCTGAAGCGAATTTAGATCCCACCTTTGTGATTGGTGGTAAATTAAACAGTGCAGGAAGTAATGCTCGATTAGGTGATAGCCGTTATTTTATTGCAGAAGCAGATGAAAGTGATGCATCTTTTTTGCATCTAAATCCAATGATTTCTATTGTAACCAATATTGATAATGATCATTTGGCAACTTATCAAAATGATTTTGAAAATTTAAAGAGTACCTTTATTAATTTTTTACATAACTTGCCTTTTTATGGTTTAGCGGTTTTATGTATTGACTGCCCTGTTGTGCACTCTTTATTACCTCGAGTGAGCAGACCTTATATTACTTATGGGTTTCATCCTGACGCTGATATCCGAGCCATTGAATTTAAACAAACAGGCACAAAAACAAAATTTAAAATACAGATTAAAGAAGATAATGAAATTATCGAGTTAAATTTAAACTTACCTGGACAGCACAATGTAAGAAATGCTTTAGCTGCCTTTGCTGTTGCACGAGAAGAAGGCGTGCCTTTAGAAGCCATTGCAAGAGGTATGGAAAATTTTGCAGGGATTGGTCGACGTTTTCAATTACATGGAGAGATCGCTTTTGATAAGCAAACTGCAATACTTGTTGATGACTATGGGCATCACCCACAGGAGATTCTCTCAACCATTCAAGCAGCACGGTTGGCATGGCCCCAGAAGAGATTGCTCATGGTATTTCAGCCTCATCGCTTTACACGTACTAAGCAGCTATTTGATGATTTTGCAGAAGTTTTATCGGAAGTAGATGTTCTGTGTTTAATGGAAGTGTATTCAGCAGGTGAAGCACCTATTCCGAATGCAGATGGTCGTGCGCTTTCTCATGCGATTAGGCAAAGAAAGAGTGTTGAGCCTATTTTCATTTCTCAACCTGAGAAATTATCAGAAATATTAAATGATGTCGTTGGTGCAAATGATGTTATTTTGATGCAAGGCGCGGGTAATATTGGTGCAATGGCCGTAAGTTTGGCACAAAAAACAGCCAAAGAAGGCATTTAG
- the murB gene encoding UDP-N-acetylmuramate dehydrogenase, which translates to MSKGASAEESLHAHVIFERKIFPLAAMTSWHIGGAAEVLIQPTEGAQLSHYLKALPAETPLSWLGLGSNVLIRDQGVEGVVICTRSLTTLALQEDGSIYADAGVTCAKFARFCCKHGFEDGAFFAGIPGTIGGALAMNAGAFGGETWEWVQAVRIITQKGDILQRTPNDYAIAYRSVSKQNSSMKDLDKEAFLGAFFRFPHKLSMNGLEKIKVLLRQRAQTQPIGTLNCGSVYRNPEKEFAAKLIESCGLKGFRIGGAAVSEKHANFIINENNASSDDIEQLMIEVEKTVYLKYQIKLEKEVRIIGKSDLFAKTRSV; encoded by the coding sequence ATGTCTAAAGGTGCAAGCGCAGAAGAATCTTTACACGCACACGTTATTTTTGAGAGAAAAATCTTTCCTCTGGCTGCAATGACAAGTTGGCATATTGGGGGGGCGGCTGAAGTGCTTATTCAGCCTACAGAGGGTGCTCAATTGTCTCACTACCTTAAAGCTTTGCCTGCCGAAACACCCCTCTCTTGGTTAGGCTTAGGTAGTAATGTACTGATTCGAGATCAAGGCGTAGAAGGCGTGGTTATTTGTACACGCTCTTTGACGACACTTGCCTTACAAGAAGATGGCAGTATTTATGCCGATGCAGGTGTAACTTGCGCTAAGTTTGCGCGTTTTTGTTGTAAGCATGGATTTGAGGATGGGGCGTTTTTTGCAGGTATTCCTGGCACCATCGGCGGCGCTTTGGCTATGAATGCTGGTGCTTTTGGGGGTGAAACATGGGAATGGGTTCAAGCAGTGCGTATCATTACACAAAAAGGTGATATTCTACAAAGAACACCTAATGATTATGCTATTGCTTATCGTTCCGTGAGCAAACAAAATAGTTCAATGAAAGATTTAGATAAAGAAGCTTTTTTGGGTGCGTTTTTTAGATTTCCGCATAAACTATCTATGAATGGTTTGGAAAAAATCAAAGTACTTTTAAGACAGCGTGCCCAAACTCAACCCATTGGCACCTTGAATTGTGGCTCTGTGTATCGTAATCCAGAGAAAGAATTTGCCGCTAAACTCATAGAAAGCTGTGGATTGAAAGGCTTTAGAATAGGCGGTGCTGCTGTTTCAGAAAAACATGCAAATTTTATTATTAACGAAAATAATGCAAGTTCGGATGATATTGAACAATTAATGATAGAAGTTGAGAAGACAGTGTATCTAAAATATCAAATCAAATTGGAAAAAGAAGTGAGAATAATTGGTAAATCAGATCTATTTGCTAAGACAAGGAGTGTTTAA
- a CDS encoding D-alanine--D-alanine ligase, with translation MQSARKQDVRRYGKVAVIFGGRSSERKISLESGNACLESLLRSGVDAHPIDPDDDLAINLRLGKFDRAFIMLHGKEGEDGIVQGTLQMMGLPFTGSGVAASALAMNKSRAKLVMHGLDVPTPVFGVAYSLEQANILAKKIGLPVSVKPVNEGSSIGVTRVEDMAQLANAYARAAIYGEVMIEQWIDGADFFVSVLGDQVLPAVKVKPANGFYDYNAKYESNKTQYLCPPPISKEQESELADISYRAFKALGCEGWGRVDLVQDKEGNFWVLEVNTIPGMTSHSLVPMSALAQGMSFDDLVMAILAATLNENQMSVGNLAQL, from the coding sequence ATGCAGTCTGCCAGAAAGCAGGATGTGCGAAGATATGGGAAAGTAGCCGTTATTTTTGGTGGGCGCTCTTCTGAACGAAAGATATCACTTGAAAGTGGTAATGCTTGTTTAGAATCCTTACTAAGAAGCGGTGTTGATGCGCATCCTATTGATCCAGATGATGATTTAGCGATTAATCTCAGATTAGGTAAATTTGATAGAGCCTTTATTATGCTTCATGGCAAAGAAGGTGAGGATGGGATTGTACAAGGTACACTCCAAATGATGGGCTTACCCTTCACAGGCAGTGGTGTTGCTGCTTCTGCGCTTGCAATGAATAAATCGCGTGCCAAACTTGTGATGCATGGCTTAGATGTGCCAACCCCCGTATTTGGTGTCGCTTATTCTTTGGAACAAGCAAATATTTTGGCTAAAAAAATTGGTTTGCCTGTTTCTGTTAAGCCGGTAAATGAAGGTTCTAGCATTGGTGTAACGCGTGTAGAGGATATGGCGCAACTTGCAAATGCCTATGCACGTGCAGCTATTTATGGCGAAGTGATGATTGAGCAATGGATAGATGGCGCCGATTTCTTTGTCAGCGTGCTGGGAGATCAGGTGCTGCCTGCGGTTAAAGTGAAGCCCGCTAATGGATTTTATGACTATAACGCTAAATATGAATCTAATAAAACACAGTATTTATGTCCACCGCCGATTAGCAAAGAGCAAGAAAGTGAATTAGCCGATATTTCTTATCGTGCCTTTAAAGCATTAGGCTGCGAGGGGTGGGGACGCGTTGATTTGGTTCAAGACAAAGAGGGTAATTTCTGGGTTTTGGAAGTCAATACGATCCCAGGCATGACTTCACATAGCCTTGTTCCTATGTCTGCGCTTGCGCAGGGTATGTCCTTTGATGATTTGGTTATGGCAATATTGGCAGCAACCTTAAATGAGAACCAAATGTCAGTGGGTAATCTTGCTCAATTATAA
- a CDS encoding cell division protein FtsQ/DivIB — MRATATKRSWKQKFFIFAFICAFFALLNTGYWFFQTDRFPIQRVKLIGDMAHVSHQTLQSVITPHIQAGFFSVNVSKLQKELLLLPWIKRADVRRVWPGQLVVHLSEHDPKAIWNDEALMSREAILFSPPLTDIQSLNLPRLHGPEGKHMLVWEQYLSIEEKISSLHLRIVTLELAHRGAWQLQLSNGIQIKLGTQDVLVRLQRFVDAYQKALSQESRPIAYVDLRYTNGMAVGWATNTKVSNIRK, encoded by the coding sequence GTGAGAGCTACCGCGACCAAGCGCTCCTGGAAGCAGAAATTTTTTATTTTTGCTTTTATTTGCGCTTTTTTTGCACTTCTAAATACAGGATATTGGTTTTTTCAAACAGATCGATTTCCCATTCAACGCGTTAAACTGATCGGCGACATGGCGCATGTATCTCATCAAACGCTCCAGTCTGTTATTACACCTCATATCCAAGCAGGATTTTTTTCTGTGAATGTTTCAAAGTTGCAAAAAGAATTGCTATTATTGCCGTGGATTAAGCGCGCGGATGTTCGGAGGGTATGGCCTGGTCAATTGGTTGTCCATCTTTCTGAGCATGATCCTAAAGCAATTTGGAATGATGAAGCTCTAATGAGTCGAGAAGCTATTCTTTTTTCTCCACCATTAACGGATATTCAATCTCTCAACTTACCTAGATTACATGGTCCAGAGGGCAAACACATGCTCGTCTGGGAACAATATCTTAGTATCGAAGAGAAAATATCCTCATTACATTTACGGATAGTTACATTAGAATTAGCGCATCGTGGCGCATGGCAGTTGCAACTTAGCAATGGAATTCAGATAAAATTGGGCACACAAGATGTTTTAGTTAGATTACAACGTTTTGTGGACGCTTATCAGAAAGCCTTGAGTCAGGAATCGCGCCCGATAGCTTATGTGGACTTAAGATATACAAATGGGATGGCTGTTGGTTGGGCTACTAATACAAAAGTTTCAAATATACGCAAATAA